One stretch of Brachyhypopomus gauderio isolate BG-103 chromosome 8, BGAUD_0.2, whole genome shotgun sequence DNA includes these proteins:
- the tns2b gene encoding tensin-2 isoform X1, translated as MGCVFSEQWRRGEKTSQPADDAPKTRDCLEDTEILSLTELRKVGSRSFKGRKSKKKYHCPLCEQALDSDESYCKECKTAVHNNCETKGQEWRTLLPKVSIPCAGVTSARNPTPSCMSRCDSMKCVMERVMESHYDFDLIYITEKIIALFFLPNLEEHSYRTNLREVAAMLKSKHQDRFMVINLSEKRHDICRLNPKVEEFGWPDLHAPPLDKICSVCKSMEHWLNSDPHNVVVLHCKGNRGKTGVIIAAYMHYSKISTGADQALTTVAMRKFCEEKISASLQPSQNRYMYYFAGLLSGTIKINSSPLLLHQVHIPDLPSYEPGGGYAPFLKIYQSLKLVYTSGIYNSNGSKHKTLCIRIEPPLQLKGDVLVKCYHRRSGVCERECVFRVQFHTCTVHGAQLWFGKKELDHACTDDRYPDDATVELVFSTGPQQTRGRESEKNDPGGKAGFSCTDPVVRWDSYENFNLHHQDSTEDICHTRGPLDGSLYAQVKKRRAPHSGSNSCSPSVASSTPIQALQTLSPSSDSGLSSAPSDLLEEPHQAHPSSHLQREGSVRERDRETALLGDGDCSPLRVERPCCARPYTRPQTCCGPDPYNARPQALHHKHHTLPCSPTAPPSTRQVELLWERGRYQHHPCTQTVRPLYTYPSLETRTHSPHTRPVAHARTLPAQARLFDPEEPCPLFHYPGHSHSHTHIPPPPPSHQSLPPSPYCELRFSSTSPTSCSCRECSHLREDLALHSLRAGRFEGLPWPPQGGFGCRREGPMHWAREREMESHCSRARGPQYWSHRSVMPPMTSSYGHGHCHSVTKQDPHVYLPDPLLNAPPSPYPSPHSSESSSHPSSHSSDYNNHPSSHSSEYNNHPSSHSSEYNNHPSSHSSEYNNHPSSHSSEYNSVHSLCPYSPSQVRESPGHASMGQCLNVSPLAFTPSPMRESLSQHLTHRPPSTTGLHSLYHSQTGDDSEEKTSQKGLGAICVGTVSLQSQDSVGPSLDPGDPTQSEVTHVEPPSGPIFARDTAALKTQSLEMKDGAAECTSSTTLSSGSDPPLSCLDVGSPVLGGELEGNGSVPSTSICQEQNKDVCLLTKSILNTPGPSSCPSERSSSSDVPLLRLTPVTDGSLSNEEGSGSDLRVPSPVSDGYVTPSFPLASPSYPLLTVPHVPYTGYTAVTIPASPTQPPLPEKQRISPLQDNPSQTSTASAGPSICPPRLQVSCAPMTEEQQPSARPRTAPSRGLEELENRVTSKFVQDSSKFWYKPGISRDQAIAVLKNKEPGCFLIRDSSSFQGAYGLALKVATPPPHARSHGNGHTSQEQLVRHFLIESGAKGVKIKGCQNETYFGSLSGLVYHHSISPVSLPCKLHIPDKDLVGELQDLHSGSNTSTAADLLRQGAACNVLYLNSVDTESLTGPQAIAKAIKCTLTQEPSPSATVVHFKVSTQGITLTDNQRRLFFRRHYPIHSVTFSSVDPQSQRWTNTDNTSSKMFGFVARRSGSSGNVCHLFAELDPEQPATAIVNFINKVMLGPQLLWK; from the exons GTGTCCATTCCTTGTGCAGGTGTCACTAGCGCT AGGAACCCCACTCCCAG CTGTATGTCAAGGTGTGACAGCATGAAGTGCGTGATGGAGAGAGTAATGGAGAGCCATTATGACTTTGACCTCATCTACATCACTGAGAAGATCATCGCACTCTTCTTCCTGCCCAACCTGGAAGAACACAGTTATCGCACTAATCTGAGGGAAGTGGCAGCCATGTTGAAATCTAAGCATCAGGATAGGTTTATG GTCATAAATCTGTCCGAGAAGCGCCATGACATTTGCAGATTAAACCCCAAG GTTGAGGAGTTTGGTTGGCCAGACTTACATGCCCCTCCTCTGGATAAGATATGCTCCGTGTGCAAGTCCATGGAGCACTGGCTGAACTCTGACCCCCACAATGTTGTTGTGCTTCACtgcaag GGGAACAGAGGAAAAACAGGAGTGATCATAGCAGCTTATATGCACTACAGCAAGATATCAACTGG GGCAGATCAAGCACTCACCACTGTTGCCATGAGAAAGTTTTGTGAGGAGAAAATCTCTGCATCTCTGCAGCCTTCTCAAAATAG GTACATGTATTACTTCGCTGGGCTTCTGTCAGGAACCATCAAGATAAACAGCTCTCCTTTGCTCCTGCACCAGGTTCATATTCCAGACCTGCCCAGCTACGAGCCAGggggag GTTACGCACCATTCCTGAAGATCTATCAATCTCTGAAGTTGGTGTACACCTCAGGCATATA CAATAGTAATGGCTCCAAACACAAAACTCTCTGTATCAGGATAGAACCACCTCTGCAGTTGAAAGGGGATGTTCTG GTGAAGTGTTACCACCGtcgttcaggtgtgtgtgagagggaatgTGTATTTCGAGTGCAGTTTCATACCTGCACAGTTCATGGAGCCCAGCTTTGGTTTGGGAAAAAGGAGCTGGACCATGCATGCACAG ATGACCGTTACCCAGATGATGCCACAGTAGAGCTGGTGTTTTCCACTGGTCCACAGCAGACGAGAG GTAGGGAGTCAGAGAAAAATGACCCTGGGGGGAAGGCAGGTTTCAGCTGCACAGATCCAGTCGTACGCTGGGACTCATATGAAAATTTTAATCTTCACCATCAGGACAGCACAGAgg ATATCTGTCACACACGTGGCCCACTGGACGGCAGCCTCTATGCTCAGGTGAAGAAGCGACGTGCGCCCCACTCCGGCTCCAACAGCTGCTCGCCCTCCGTCGCCTCCTCTACGCCCATACAGGCCCTTCAGACTCTCTCTCCCAGCTCAGATTCAGGCCTCTCCTCTGCCCCCTCCGACCTCTTGGAGGAGCCGCACCAAGCTCATCCCAGTTCCcacctccagcgagaagggagtgtgagagagagggacagggaaACAGCTTTACTGGGTGATGGTGACTGCTCTCCTCTCCGGGTGGAGCGCCCCTGCTGTGCCCGGCCTTACACCCGCCCTCAGACGTGTTGCGGGCCCGACCCGTACAACGCACGGCCTCAAGCGCTCCATCACAAgcaccacacactcccctgtAGCCCCACTGCCCCTCCATCCACCCGCCAGGTGGAGCTTCTGTGGGAGAGAGGGCGGTATCAGCACCACCCCTGCACTCAGACGGTCCGGCCCCTTTACACTTACCCCTCGCTGGAAACACGTACCCACTCGCCACATACGCGTCCTGTTGCCCATGCACGCACGCTTCCCGCACAGGCCCGTCTATTCGACCCAGAGGAGCCCTGTCCTCTCTTCCACTACCCTGGTCACtcccacagccacacccacattcCACCTCCTCCGCCCTCACATCAGTCCCTGCCCCCGAGTCCTTACTGTGAGTTACGCTTCAGCTCAACTTCTCCTACTTCCTGTTCCTGCAGGGAGTGTTCCCACCTGCGGGAGGACCTCGCCCTGCATTCTCTCAGAGCGGGACGATTTGAGGGTCTCCCTTGGCCTCCGCAGGGGGGTtttgggtgtaggagagaggggccGATGCACTgggctagagagagagaaatggagtcTCATTGCAGCAGAGCTCGTGGGCCACAGTACTGGAGCCACAGATCAGTGATGCCACCGATGACATCGTCTTATGGACATGGACACTGCCATTCTGTCACAAAACAAGATCCTCATGTGTATTTACCAGACCCACTACTAAACGCCCCTCCGAGTCCATATCCAAGCCCACACAGCAGTGAGTCCAGCAGCCATCCAAGTTCCCACAGCAGTGACTACAACAACCATCCAAGTTCCCACAGCAGTGAGTACAACAACCATCCAAGTTCCCACAGCAGTGAGTACAACAACCATCCAAGTTCCCACAGCAGTGAGTACAACAACCATCCAAGTTCCCACAGCAGTGAGTACAACAGTGTTCATTCCCTTTGCCCCTACTCCCCTTCCCAAGTTAGAGAGAGTCCTGGACATGCTTCCATGGGTCAGTGTCTGAACGTATCTCCACTGGCTTTCACCCCTTCGCCAATGAGAGAGAGTCTTAGCCAACATCTCACTCACAGACCTCCATCCACTACAGGGCTGCACAGTCTCTACCACAGCCAAACAG GGGATGATTCAGAAGAAAAAACATCCCAGAAAGGCTTGGGAGCAATTTGCGTTGGGACTGTGTCTCTGCAGTCCCAGGACAG TGTGGGGCCATCATTGGACCCAGGGGACCCAACCCAGAGTGAAGTGACACATGTGGAGCCTCCTTCTGGACCCATCTTTGCTAGAGACACTGCCGCTCTAAAGACACAGTCCTTGGAGATGAAGGACGGAGCTGCTGAGTGCACGTCCAGCACCACCCTCTCCAGTGGCTCTGATCCACCACTCTCATGCCTGGACGTAGGATCTCCTGTGCTCGGTGGGGAGCTAGAAGGGAACGGCTCAGTGCCATCAACAAGCATCTGCCAGGAACAGAACAAGGATGTGTGCCTACTCACCAAATCCATCCTCAACACTCCCGGGCCTTCCTCTTGTCCTTCAGAAAGAAGCTCCTCCTCTGATGTTCCTTTACTCAGATTGACCCCTGTGACCGATGGGAGTTTGTCCAATGAAGAGGGCAGTGGCAGTGATTTGAGAGTTCCTTCCCCAGTGTCTGATGGTTATGTCACCCCCTCGTTCCCTTTAGCCTCACCCAGCTACCCTCTCCTGACTGTACCCCATGTTCCATACACAGGGTACACTGCTGTCACTATTCCAGCCTCCCCTACACAACCCCCCCTGCCTGAAAAACAGCGCATCTCTCCTCTCCAGGACAACCCCTCTCAGACATCCACAGCCTCTGCCGGACCTTCCATTTGTCCCCCCCGACTGCAGGTCTCCTGTGCACCCATGACAGAGGAACAGCAACCCTCAGCTAGGCCCAGAACAGCGCCCTCTAGAGGactggaggagctggagaaccGTGTCACTTCCAAGTTTGTGCAGGATAGTTCTAAGTTCTGGTATAAGCCTGGCATCTCCCGAGACCAGG CAATTGCAGTTCTGAAGAATAAGGAGCCAGGCTGTTTCCTAATAAGGGACAGCAGCTCTTTCCAGGGCGCATATGGATTGGCTCTCAAAGTGGCCACTCCCCCACCGCAtgccagaagccatggcaacggCCACACCTCACAGGAGCAGCTGGTCAGGCACTTCCTGATTGAGAGTGGAGCAAAAGGAGTGAAAATCAAAGGGTGTCAGAACGAAACATATTTTG GCTCTCTATCTGGTCTTGTATATCACCACTCCATTAGTCCAGTCTCTCTGCCCTGCAAACTACACATCCCAGACAAAG ATCTTGTAGGAGAGTTGCAGGACTTGCACAGTGGCAGTAACACCAGCACAGCTGCCGACCTGCTCAGACAGGGAGCTG CCTGTAATGTCCTCTACCTAAACTCTGTGGACACAGAGTCCTTGACTGGTCCACAAGCTATCGCCAAGGCAATAAAGTGCACGCTGACACAAGAGCCCAGCCCTTCAGCAACAGTTGTTCACTTCAAAGTGTCCACACAGGGCATCACACTTACAGACAATCAGCGCAG GCTGTTCTTCAGGAGACATTATCCTATCCATAGTGTTACGTTCAGCAGTGTAGATCCACAGAGTCAAAG GTGGACTAATACTGATAACACATCCAGCAA GATGTTCGGGTTTGTGGCCCGGCGCAGTGGTAGTTCGGGAAATGTGTGTCACCTATTTGCAGAGCTTGACCCAGAACAGCCTGCCACCGCCATTGTCAACTTCATCAATAAAGTCATGCTGGGACCACAACTGCTGTGGAAGtag
- the tns2b gene encoding tensin-2 isoform X7, with product MGCVFSEQWRRGEKTSQPADDAPKTRDCLEDTEILSLTELRKVGSRSFKGRKSKKKYHCPLCEQALDSDESYCKECKTAVHNNCETKGQEWRTLLPKVSIPCAGVTSARNPTPSCMSRCDSMKCVMERVMESHYDFDLIYITEKIIALFFLPNLEEHSYRTNLREVAAMLKSKHQDRFMVINLSEKRHDICRLNPKVEEFGWPDLHAPPLDKICSVCKSMEHWLNSDPHNVVVLHCKGNRGKTGVIIAAYMHYSKISTGADQALTTVAMRKFCEEKISASLQPSQNRYMYYFAGLLSGTIKINSSPLLLHQVHIPDLPSYEPGGGYAPFLKIYQSLKLVYTSGIYNSNGSKHKTLCIRIEPPLQLKGDVLVKCYHRRSGVCERECVFRVQFHTCTVHGAQLWFGKKELDHACTDDRYPDDATVELVFSTGPQQTRGRESEKNDPGGKAGFSCTDPVVRWDSYENFNLHHQDSTEDICHTRGPLDGSLYAQVKKRRAPHSGSNSCSPSVASSTPIQALQTLSPSSDSGLSSAPSDLLEEPHQAHPSSHLQREGSVRERDRETALLGDGDCSPLRVERPCCARPYTRPQTCCGPDPYNARPQALHHKHHTLPCSPTAPPSTRQVELLWERGRYQHHPCTQTVRPLYTYPSLETRTHSPHTRPVAHARTLPAQARLFDPEEPCPLFHYPGHSHSHTHIPPPPPSHQSLPPSPYCELRFSSTSPTSCSCRECSHLREDLALHSLRAGRFEGLPWPPQGGFGCRREGPMHWAREREMESHCSRARGPQYWSHRSVMPPMTSSYGHGHCHSVTKQDPHVYLPDPLLNAPPSPYPSPHSSESSSHPSSHSSDYNNHPSSHSIRESPGHASMGQCLNVSPLAFTPSPMRESLSQHLTHRPPSTTGLHSLYHSQTGDDSEEKTSQKGLGAICVGTVSLQSQDSVGPSLDPGDPTQSEVTHVEPPSGPIFARDTAALKTQSLEMKDGAAECTSSTTLSSGSDPPLSCLDVGSPVLGGELEGNGSVPSTSICQEQNKDVCLLTKSILNTPGPSSCPSERSSSSDVPLLRLTPVTDGSLSNEEGSGSDLRVPSPVSDGYVTPSFPLASPSYPLLTVPHVPYTGYTAVTIPASPTQPPLPEKQRISPLQDNPSQTSTASAGPSICPPRLQVSCAPMTEEQQPSARPRTAPSRGLEELENRVTSKFVQDSSKFWYKPGISRDQAIAVLKNKEPGCFLIRDSSSFQGAYGLALKVATPPPHARSHGNGHTSQEQLVRHFLIESGAKGVKIKGCQNETYFGSLSGLVYHHSISPVSLPCKLHIPDKDLVGELQDLHSGSNTSTAADLLRQGAACNVLYLNSVDTESLTGPQAIAKAIKCTLTQEPSPSATVVHFKVSTQGITLTDNQRRLFFRRHYPIHSVTFSSVDPQSQRWTNTDNTSSKMFGFVARRSGSSGNVCHLFAELDPEQPATAIVNFINKVMLGPQLLWK from the exons GTGTCCATTCCTTGTGCAGGTGTCACTAGCGCT AGGAACCCCACTCCCAG CTGTATGTCAAGGTGTGACAGCATGAAGTGCGTGATGGAGAGAGTAATGGAGAGCCATTATGACTTTGACCTCATCTACATCACTGAGAAGATCATCGCACTCTTCTTCCTGCCCAACCTGGAAGAACACAGTTATCGCACTAATCTGAGGGAAGTGGCAGCCATGTTGAAATCTAAGCATCAGGATAGGTTTATG GTCATAAATCTGTCCGAGAAGCGCCATGACATTTGCAGATTAAACCCCAAG GTTGAGGAGTTTGGTTGGCCAGACTTACATGCCCCTCCTCTGGATAAGATATGCTCCGTGTGCAAGTCCATGGAGCACTGGCTGAACTCTGACCCCCACAATGTTGTTGTGCTTCACtgcaag GGGAACAGAGGAAAAACAGGAGTGATCATAGCAGCTTATATGCACTACAGCAAGATATCAACTGG GGCAGATCAAGCACTCACCACTGTTGCCATGAGAAAGTTTTGTGAGGAGAAAATCTCTGCATCTCTGCAGCCTTCTCAAAATAG GTACATGTATTACTTCGCTGGGCTTCTGTCAGGAACCATCAAGATAAACAGCTCTCCTTTGCTCCTGCACCAGGTTCATATTCCAGACCTGCCCAGCTACGAGCCAGggggag GTTACGCACCATTCCTGAAGATCTATCAATCTCTGAAGTTGGTGTACACCTCAGGCATATA CAATAGTAATGGCTCCAAACACAAAACTCTCTGTATCAGGATAGAACCACCTCTGCAGTTGAAAGGGGATGTTCTG GTGAAGTGTTACCACCGtcgttcaggtgtgtgtgagagggaatgTGTATTTCGAGTGCAGTTTCATACCTGCACAGTTCATGGAGCCCAGCTTTGGTTTGGGAAAAAGGAGCTGGACCATGCATGCACAG ATGACCGTTACCCAGATGATGCCACAGTAGAGCTGGTGTTTTCCACTGGTCCACAGCAGACGAGAG GTAGGGAGTCAGAGAAAAATGACCCTGGGGGGAAGGCAGGTTTCAGCTGCACAGATCCAGTCGTACGCTGGGACTCATATGAAAATTTTAATCTTCACCATCAGGACAGCACAGAgg ATATCTGTCACACACGTGGCCCACTGGACGGCAGCCTCTATGCTCAGGTGAAGAAGCGACGTGCGCCCCACTCCGGCTCCAACAGCTGCTCGCCCTCCGTCGCCTCCTCTACGCCCATACAGGCCCTTCAGACTCTCTCTCCCAGCTCAGATTCAGGCCTCTCCTCTGCCCCCTCCGACCTCTTGGAGGAGCCGCACCAAGCTCATCCCAGTTCCcacctccagcgagaagggagtgtgagagagagggacagggaaACAGCTTTACTGGGTGATGGTGACTGCTCTCCTCTCCGGGTGGAGCGCCCCTGCTGTGCCCGGCCTTACACCCGCCCTCAGACGTGTTGCGGGCCCGACCCGTACAACGCACGGCCTCAAGCGCTCCATCACAAgcaccacacactcccctgtAGCCCCACTGCCCCTCCATCCACCCGCCAGGTGGAGCTTCTGTGGGAGAGAGGGCGGTATCAGCACCACCCCTGCACTCAGACGGTCCGGCCCCTTTACACTTACCCCTCGCTGGAAACACGTACCCACTCGCCACATACGCGTCCTGTTGCCCATGCACGCACGCTTCCCGCACAGGCCCGTCTATTCGACCCAGAGGAGCCCTGTCCTCTCTTCCACTACCCTGGTCACtcccacagccacacccacattcCACCTCCTCCGCCCTCACATCAGTCCCTGCCCCCGAGTCCTTACTGTGAGTTACGCTTCAGCTCAACTTCTCCTACTTCCTGTTCCTGCAGGGAGTGTTCCCACCTGCGGGAGGACCTCGCCCTGCATTCTCTCAGAGCGGGACGATTTGAGGGTCTCCCTTGGCCTCCGCAGGGGGGTtttgggtgtaggagagaggggccGATGCACTgggctagagagagagaaatggagtcTCATTGCAGCAGAGCTCGTGGGCCACAGTACTGGAGCCACAGATCAGTGATGCCACCGATGACATCGTCTTATGGACATGGACACTGCCATTCTGTCACAAAACAAGATCCTCATGTGTATTTACCAGACCCACTACTAAACGCCCCTCCGAGTCCATATCCAAGCCCACACAGCAGTGAGTCCAGCAGCCATCCAAGTTCCCACAGCAGTGACTACAACAACCATCCAAGTTCCCACAGCA TTAGAGAGAGTCCTGGACATGCTTCCATGGGTCAGTGTCTGAACGTATCTCCACTGGCTTTCACCCCTTCGCCAATGAGAGAGAGTCTTAGCCAACATCTCACTCACAGACCTCCATCCACTACAGGGCTGCACAGTCTCTACCACAGCCAAACAG GGGATGATTCAGAAGAAAAAACATCCCAGAAAGGCTTGGGAGCAATTTGCGTTGGGACTGTGTCTCTGCAGTCCCAGGACAG TGTGGGGCCATCATTGGACCCAGGGGACCCAACCCAGAGTGAAGTGACACATGTGGAGCCTCCTTCTGGACCCATCTTTGCTAGAGACACTGCCGCTCTAAAGACACAGTCCTTGGAGATGAAGGACGGAGCTGCTGAGTGCACGTCCAGCACCACCCTCTCCAGTGGCTCTGATCCACCACTCTCATGCCTGGACGTAGGATCTCCTGTGCTCGGTGGGGAGCTAGAAGGGAACGGCTCAGTGCCATCAACAAGCATCTGCCAGGAACAGAACAAGGATGTGTGCCTACTCACCAAATCCATCCTCAACACTCCCGGGCCTTCCTCTTGTCCTTCAGAAAGAAGCTCCTCCTCTGATGTTCCTTTACTCAGATTGACCCCTGTGACCGATGGGAGTTTGTCCAATGAAGAGGGCAGTGGCAGTGATTTGAGAGTTCCTTCCCCAGTGTCTGATGGTTATGTCACCCCCTCGTTCCCTTTAGCCTCACCCAGCTACCCTCTCCTGACTGTACCCCATGTTCCATACACAGGGTACACTGCTGTCACTATTCCAGCCTCCCCTACACAACCCCCCCTGCCTGAAAAACAGCGCATCTCTCCTCTCCAGGACAACCCCTCTCAGACATCCACAGCCTCTGCCGGACCTTCCATTTGTCCCCCCCGACTGCAGGTCTCCTGTGCACCCATGACAGAGGAACAGCAACCCTCAGCTAGGCCCAGAACAGCGCCCTCTAGAGGactggaggagctggagaaccGTGTCACTTCCAAGTTTGTGCAGGATAGTTCTAAGTTCTGGTATAAGCCTGGCATCTCCCGAGACCAGG CAATTGCAGTTCTGAAGAATAAGGAGCCAGGCTGTTTCCTAATAAGGGACAGCAGCTCTTTCCAGGGCGCATATGGATTGGCTCTCAAAGTGGCCACTCCCCCACCGCAtgccagaagccatggcaacggCCACACCTCACAGGAGCAGCTGGTCAGGCACTTCCTGATTGAGAGTGGAGCAAAAGGAGTGAAAATCAAAGGGTGTCAGAACGAAACATATTTTG GCTCTCTATCTGGTCTTGTATATCACCACTCCATTAGTCCAGTCTCTCTGCCCTGCAAACTACACATCCCAGACAAAG ATCTTGTAGGAGAGTTGCAGGACTTGCACAGTGGCAGTAACACCAGCACAGCTGCCGACCTGCTCAGACAGGGAGCTG CCTGTAATGTCCTCTACCTAAACTCTGTGGACACAGAGTCCTTGACTGGTCCACAAGCTATCGCCAAGGCAATAAAGTGCACGCTGACACAAGAGCCCAGCCCTTCAGCAACAGTTGTTCACTTCAAAGTGTCCACACAGGGCATCACACTTACAGACAATCAGCGCAG GCTGTTCTTCAGGAGACATTATCCTATCCATAGTGTTACGTTCAGCAGTGTAGATCCACAGAGTCAAAG GTGGACTAATACTGATAACACATCCAGCAA GATGTTCGGGTTTGTGGCCCGGCGCAGTGGTAGTTCGGGAAATGTGTGTCACCTATTTGCAGAGCTTGACCCAGAACAGCCTGCCACCGCCATTGTCAACTTCATCAATAAAGTCATGCTGGGACCACAACTGCTGTGGAAGtag